The Saxibacter everestensis genome has a window encoding:
- a CDS encoding DsbA family protein codes for MTAAAAAPGVKETVDFWFDPVCPWAWMTSRWILETEKVRDIEVRWHVMSLAVLNEDADLPEDYRSLMDRAWGPVRVVIAAAEKHGQDIIGKLYTAIGTRVHPGGEKDLTVAVSQALEEVGLPAELIDYASSTEFDQKLRASHADGIDRVGQDFGTPVVAVGDTAFFGPVVTPAPKGEAAGKLWDGVVAVAQTPGFYELKRTRDADPQFD; via the coding sequence ATGACGGCAGCAGCTGCAGCACCGGGTGTCAAGGAAACAGTGGATTTTTGGTTCGACCCGGTCTGCCCGTGGGCCTGGATGACGTCGCGCTGGATTCTTGAGACCGAAAAGGTACGAGATATCGAGGTTCGGTGGCACGTAATGAGCCTGGCAGTGCTTAACGAGGACGCCGACCTCCCCGAGGACTACCGATCCCTGATGGATCGGGCCTGGGGACCGGTTCGCGTTGTGATCGCCGCAGCCGAAAAGCATGGCCAGGACATTATCGGCAAGCTCTACACCGCAATTGGAACACGCGTGCATCCCGGCGGCGAGAAGGATCTGACTGTTGCGGTCTCCCAGGCACTTGAGGAGGTCGGGCTGCCAGCCGAGCTGATCGACTACGCGTCGAGCACCGAGTTCGATCAGAAGCTGCGTGCCTCACATGCCGACGGAATAGACAGGGTGGGCCAGGATTTCGGCACGCCGGTTGTCGCGGTCGGCGACACGGCGTTCTTCGGACCGGTCGTCACCCCGGCGCCCAAGGGAGAGGCAGCGGGCAAACTGTGGGACGGCGTAGTCGCGGTCGCACAGACCCCCGGCTTCTACGAGCTCAAGCGAACCCGGGACGCCGATCCGCAGTTCGACTGA
- a CDS encoding YczE/YyaS/YitT family protein, translating into MTRRISQLLVGLFGYGMALAFMVHAGIGLSPWDVLGDGAASQTGIAFGWVSNIIGAIILLLWIPIRQKPGIGTVANVLLVGTSAQFGLWLLPEPSQLVPRILFFAGGLLLLAASTGLYIGANFGPGPRDGLMTGLVARTGWPIWVVRTGIEAAVFLTGWLLGGDVGVGTVVFVLAIGPLCQLFMPLFAIPPRPRKPEIAELATCPEPGES; encoded by the coding sequence ATGACACGACGAATTTCCCAGCTGCTGGTCGGCCTCTTCGGCTACGGAATGGCGCTTGCCTTCATGGTGCACGCTGGAATCGGACTCTCCCCGTGGGACGTGCTCGGTGACGGCGCGGCCAGCCAGACCGGAATTGCGTTTGGCTGGGTGTCGAACATCATTGGCGCGATCATCCTGTTGCTGTGGATCCCGATCAGGCAGAAGCCAGGCATCGGCACGGTCGCGAATGTGCTGTTGGTCGGCACAAGCGCTCAGTTCGGGCTCTGGTTGCTGCCCGAGCCGAGCCAGCTCGTGCCGCGCATCCTGTTCTTTGCCGGCGGGCTGTTGCTGCTGGCGGCGTCAACCGGGCTGTACATCGGGGCAAACTTCGGCCCGGGTCCACGGGACGGATTGATGACCGGACTGGTTGCGCGAACCGGTTGGCCGATCTGGGTGGTTCGAACCGGTATCGAGGCAGCCGTCTTCCTGACCGGCTGGCTGCTCGGCGGGGACGTCGGCGTCGGGACCGTCGTGTTTGTGCTGGCGATCGGACCGCTCTGTCAGCTGTTCATGCCGTTGTTTGCGATTCCGCCTCGGCCCCGAAAGCCGGAGATCGCGGAGCTCGCCACCTGCCCGGAGCCGGGCGAAAGCTAG
- a CDS encoding PLP-dependent aminotransferase family protein produces MPAPLTSISARALARHLDDWLSHSGPAYMQLADRIRLLLLDGRLPAGTRLPAERDLASQLGKSRTTVTSAYRHLRERDYLQSRQGSGSVTCLPRSEPLSPGSSKEQSELLVFTTAASSAAGGLYEATQAALNCFPKYLSGPGYDLVGIDELRTAIAERYRTRGLPTAPEQIMVTLGAQHAITLLTKALLGSGDTALIEVPSYPHAFDSLRAATPRVVTTTVTSEGWDIDQLTTQLRRLRPALGYLMPDFHNPTSASMAAVDREYVLKCAARSGTTIIADETTAELNIDRTEVLLPMAAYGSAVLVGSVGKTVWGGLRVGWIRAEPELIERLVQLRHTLDLGTPILDQLVVAAMLERFDDILSEQSLRLRASRDLLVEEISRRFPEWQAPTVNGGLALWLQLGSPTSSALTLAARDRGLALTAGPRFGLDSAFERFLRLPFTYNQSQTLEALEILEAAWLAVKSRGPTASHARSGAAASKLRDVI; encoded by the coding sequence ATGCCTGCCCCGTTGACGTCGATCAGCGCACGCGCACTTGCCCGGCACCTTGACGACTGGCTGAGTCACAGCGGCCCGGCCTACATGCAACTCGCCGACAGAATCAGGCTGTTGCTGCTGGATGGCCGCCTTCCAGCCGGAACCCGGCTGCCCGCCGAACGAGACCTCGCCTCGCAATTGGGCAAGAGTAGAACTACGGTCACCTCGGCGTATCGCCACTTGCGGGAGCGTGACTACCTGCAGTCCCGGCAGGGTTCTGGATCAGTGACCTGCCTTCCCCGATCCGAGCCGCTATCGCCGGGCAGCAGCAAGGAACAGTCCGAGCTACTGGTCTTCACCACCGCCGCATCCTCGGCGGCCGGAGGACTGTACGAGGCGACGCAGGCCGCGCTGAACTGTTTCCCGAAATATCTCTCCGGCCCCGGTTACGATCTGGTCGGCATCGACGAGTTGCGCACGGCCATCGCGGAGCGATATCGCACCCGCGGCCTGCCTACCGCACCGGAACAGATCATGGTCACGCTCGGCGCCCAGCACGCGATCACCCTGCTGACCAAGGCGTTACTGGGATCAGGCGATACCGCACTCATCGAGGTGCCAAGCTACCCGCATGCCTTCGATTCACTGCGTGCCGCGACGCCCCGGGTGGTTACGACGACTGTGACATCCGAGGGATGGGACATCGACCAGCTGACCACCCAGCTGCGTCGACTGCGGCCCGCACTTGGCTACCTGATGCCGGACTTTCACAACCCCACATCGGCGAGCATGGCTGCCGTTGATCGCGAATACGTGCTGAAATGTGCGGCGCGTTCTGGAACGACGATCATCGCCGATGAGACGACGGCAGAACTGAACATCGACCGCACCGAAGTTCTTCTGCCGATGGCAGCGTACGGCAGCGCCGTGCTGGTCGGATCGGTGGGAAAGACAGTCTGGGGCGGGCTCCGGGTCGGTTGGATCCGCGCCGAACCGGAACTCATCGAGCGGTTGGTACAACTACGCCACACGCTCGACCTGGGCACGCCGATTCTTGACCAGCTGGTGGTGGCAGCGATGCTGGAACGCTTCGACGATATCCTCAGCGAACAATCGCTCAGGCTGAGGGCAAGCCGCGACCTGCTGGTCGAGGAAATCAGCCGGCGCTTCCCGGAGTGGCAGGCACCGACGGTGAACGGCGGTCTGGCGTTATGGCTCCAGCTTGGCAGCCCGACCAGCTCTGCCCTGACCCTGGCCGCAAGGGACCGCGGCCTGGCCCTGACCGCAGGACCGAGATTCGGGCTGGACAGCGCGTTCGAACGATTTCTGCGGCTGCCCTTTACCTACAACCAGTCGCAGACCCTCGAAGCGCTCGAGATACTGGAAGCCGCGTGGCTGGCAGTCAAGTCCCGGGGACCCACCGCCAGCCACGCGCGTTCCGGTGCCGCGGCCAGTAAGTTGCGCGACGTCATCTAG
- the pepN gene encoding aminopeptidase N, producing the protein MNLTRDEAAERADLLDVSFYDVVLDIDPEADTFRSVTTVRFTAAQGASTFIDAVTARVHQIELNGQELDAAEVVSASRISLPVLSDDNVLVVDADFSFMNTGEGLHKFVDPADGEVYLYSQFEVADSRRVFAVFEQPDLKATFSFAVTAPASWQVISNSPTPSPEAAGTGIDITPLTFDNKLSADDAKADRLTWRFAPTPPMSSYITAIIAGPYESVHSQLTSSDGRVIPLGVFARKSLASYLDADNIFRITRQGFEFYEKNFGLPYPFEKYDQLFVPEFNAGAMENAGAVTFLEQYVFRSKVPDATVERRTVTILHELAHMWFGDLVTMKWWNDLWLNESFAEYMSTLATAEATEWKQAWTTFASLEKAWAYRQDQLPSTHPIVADIRDLEDVEVNFDGITYAKGASVLKQLVAWVGQDEFLAGVRQYFQKHAWSNTQLSDLLSELEQTSGRDLSAWSKVWLEEAGLTSLRPEIVDGADGLIESLEIVQEAPELHSGERPSMRPHRLAVGFYDLDPETQTLQRTERLELDVAGERTSVTAAAGLRRPALILLNDDDLAYAKIRLDPASFATASAHLGQFADSLPRTLIWSAAWDMTRDAETDAHSYVSLVLDNISAESDSTVVLVLLRQLATAVELYANPEQAQRLGVEVGEELAELAHRAGPGSDQQLQFVKAAARHARTESQLTFIGSLFHGGATMDGLEVDTDLRWDLLTSLVTGGKAGNKEIEAELGRDNTASGHQAAALARAAVPTAEAKEKAWADVVDRDDLPNAVAGSIISGFNRVHDSELLEPFAACYFDVVRRLWQERTHEMAQQLALGLYPAHSVRQETVDATDAWLADNSDAPAGLLRLVSESKDGLVRALRAQARDAAR; encoded by the coding sequence ATGAATCTCACTCGCGACGAGGCGGCCGAGCGCGCCGACCTCCTCGACGTTTCCTTCTACGATGTCGTGCTCGATATCGACCCGGAGGCGGACACCTTCCGCTCCGTCACGACGGTCCGCTTCACGGCGGCGCAGGGTGCATCGACGTTTATCGACGCCGTGACCGCGCGCGTACATCAGATTGAGCTCAACGGCCAGGAACTGGACGCCGCCGAGGTCGTGAGTGCTTCCCGGATTTCTCTTCCGGTGCTGAGCGACGACAACGTACTCGTCGTCGACGCAGACTTCTCCTTCATGAATACAGGCGAGGGCCTGCACAAGTTCGTCGATCCGGCCGACGGCGAGGTCTACCTGTACAGCCAGTTCGAGGTCGCCGACAGCCGCCGGGTATTCGCGGTGTTCGAACAGCCAGACCTTAAGGCCACCTTCTCGTTCGCCGTCACCGCACCGGCCAGCTGGCAGGTGATCTCGAACTCGCCGACGCCTTCGCCCGAGGCAGCTGGAACCGGAATCGACATCACGCCGCTGACGTTCGATAACAAGCTCTCGGCAGATGACGCCAAGGCGGATCGGCTCACCTGGCGGTTTGCGCCAACGCCGCCGATGTCGTCATATATCACCGCGATCATTGCCGGACCGTACGAATCGGTGCACTCGCAGCTGACCAGTTCCGACGGCCGGGTGATCCCGCTCGGCGTCTTTGCGCGGAAATCACTGGCAAGCTATCTCGATGCCGACAACATATTCCGGATTACCCGCCAGGGTTTCGAGTTCTATGAGAAGAACTTCGGCCTGCCGTACCCATTCGAGAAGTACGACCAGCTGTTCGTGCCTGAATTCAATGCCGGAGCCATGGAGAACGCCGGTGCCGTGACCTTCCTTGAGCAGTATGTGTTCCGGTCAAAGGTTCCAGATGCCACCGTCGAGCGCCGCACAGTCACGATCCTGCATGAGCTGGCGCATATGTGGTTCGGCGACCTGGTAACGATGAAGTGGTGGAACGACCTGTGGCTCAACGAGTCATTTGCCGAATACATGTCGACACTGGCCACCGCCGAAGCCACTGAGTGGAAGCAGGCCTGGACTACCTTCGCATCCCTGGAGAAGGCGTGGGCGTATCGGCAGGACCAGTTGCCGTCAACCCACCCGATCGTTGCCGATATTCGCGATCTGGAGGATGTCGAAGTCAACTTCGACGGGATCACCTACGCCAAGGGCGCCTCGGTGCTCAAACAGCTCGTCGCCTGGGTTGGGCAGGACGAGTTTCTGGCCGGAGTGCGCCAGTACTTCCAGAAGCATGCCTGGTCGAACACCCAGCTCTCCGATCTGCTTTCCGAACTCGAGCAGACCAGCGGGCGTGACCTGAGTGCGTGGTCGAAGGTGTGGCTCGAAGAGGCCGGCCTGACGTCCCTTCGGCCGGAAATAGTGGACGGCGCCGACGGGCTGATCGAGAGCCTGGAGATTGTGCAGGAGGCACCCGAACTGCACTCCGGTGAGCGCCCCTCAATGCGGCCGCACCGTCTCGCAGTCGGCTTCTATGACCTCGATCCGGAAACCCAAACCCTGCAGCGCACCGAGCGACTCGAGCTGGATGTCGCCGGCGAACGAACGAGCGTAACCGCTGCCGCCGGTTTGCGACGGCCGGCGCTGATCCTGCTCAATGATGATGACCTGGCGTACGCCAAGATCAGGCTTGATCCGGCGAGCTTCGCCACGGCCAGCGCACATCTCGGCCAGTTCGCCGATTCGCTGCCGCGCACGCTCATCTGGTCCGCGGCCTGGGATATGACCCGGGACGCCGAAACCGACGCGCACAGTTACGTTTCACTCGTGCTGGACAACATTTCGGCCGAGTCGGATTCAACCGTCGTGCTGGTGCTTCTGCGCCAGCTCGCGACCGCCGTCGAGTTGTACGCGAATCCCGAACAGGCACAAAGGCTCGGCGTGGAGGTCGGCGAAGAACTGGCCGAGCTGGCACACCGGGCCGGCCCCGGTTCGGATCAGCAGCTTCAGTTCGTGAAGGCTGCAGCGCGCCACGCTCGGACCGAGTCACAACTAACGTTCATCGGAAGCTTGTTCCACGGTGGCGCGACGATGGACGGGCTGGAGGTTGACACCGACCTGCGCTGGGATTTGCTGACCTCGCTGGTCACGGGTGGCAAGGCCGGCAACAAGGAGATCGAGGCCGAGCTCGGCCGGGACAACACCGCCTCGGGTCACCAGGCAGCCGCCCTGGCCCGGGCCGCGGTTCCAACAGCCGAGGCCAAGGAGAAGGCCTGGGCCGATGTTGTCGATCGTGACGACCTGCCAAATGCCGTGGCCGGATCGATCATCAGCGGCTTCAACCGGGTGCACGATTCCGAACTGCTCGAACCGTTCGCGGCCTGTTACTTCGATGTGGTGCGCCGGCTGTGGCAGGAACGCACGCATGAGATGGCTCAGCAGCTCGCCCTCGGGCTGTACCCAGCGCACAGTGTCCGGCAAGAAACAGTTGACGCCACGGACGCCTGGCTTGCGGACAATTCTGATGCGCCGGCCGGTCTGTTGCGTCTGGTCAGCGAAAGCAAGGACGGGCTGGTCAGGGCGCTGCGCGCCCAAGCGCGTGACGCCGCTCGGTAG
- a CDS encoding thiazole synthase, whose product MSTEQSQTTPTTVTSGNSAVEGTAGQPLVIDGFELRSRLVMGTGGAPSFTSLADALTASGTELTTVAMRRYSPAAAGSLFELIDSLGIRVLPNTAGCYTAHEAVLTARLAREALETDWVKLEVIADEETLLPDPIELVAAAEQLVADGFTVLAYTNDDPVLAKRLEGLGCAAVMPLGAPIGTGLGILNPHNIELIVSRAEVPIILDAGIGTASDAALAMELGCDGVLLATAVTRAQNPAAMASAFNHAVQAGYLARHAGRIPRREHAQASSQMTDRPDL is encoded by the coding sequence ATGTCCACCGAACAAAGCCAGACCACACCAACGACCGTCACCAGCGGGAATTCAGCTGTCGAGGGCACCGCCGGGCAGCCCCTGGTGATCGACGGCTTCGAACTGCGCTCACGCCTCGTGATGGGCACCGGCGGCGCGCCGAGTTTCACATCGCTCGCCGACGCGCTGACCGCTTCGGGGACCGAGTTGACCACCGTCGCCATGCGCAGGTATTCGCCGGCTGCGGCCGGTTCGCTCTTCGAGTTGATCGATTCGCTCGGCATCCGCGTCCTGCCGAACACTGCCGGTTGCTACACCGCACATGAAGCGGTGTTGACCGCGCGGCTCGCCCGGGAGGCGCTGGAGACGGACTGGGTGAAGCTTGAGGTGATTGCCGATGAGGAAACCCTGCTGCCGGACCCGATCGAACTCGTTGCCGCGGCCGAACAGCTGGTGGCCGATGGTTTCACCGTGCTGGCGTACACCAATGACGATCCGGTGCTGGCAAAGCGCCTGGAAGGACTGGGCTGCGCGGCCGTGATGCCGCTCGGAGCACCTATCGGCACCGGGCTGGGCATCCTCAATCCGCACAATATCGAGCTGATCGTCTCACGGGCCGAGGTACCGATAATCCTGGACGCCGGAATCGGCACCGCGTCGGACGCCGCTCTCGCGATGGAACTGGGCTGCGACGGAGTCCTGCTGGCAACAGCCGTCACTCGGGCGCAGAATCCCGCCGCTATGGCTTCCGCATTCAATCACGCCGTTCAAGCTGGCTACCTGGCCCGCCATGCCGGCCGGATCCCGCGCCGGGAACACGCGCAGGCGTCATCGCAGATGACGGACCGGCCCGATCTTTAA
- a CDS encoding VOC family protein: MNDSFPLLRSVVLDCTDARRLAEFYRELLGLKYRTGDEPPPAGVEDVRGQDWLVLRGVDGVGLAFQQVDELPEPTWPTGERPQMLHLDLSVPDAEKLSAQHRRALELGARLLRDRFDDPDEPLYVYADPAGHPFCIFVAPVG; the protein is encoded by the coding sequence ATGAACGATAGTTTTCCGCTGCTGCGGTCGGTTGTCCTGGATTGCACCGACGCCCGCCGGCTGGCCGAGTTCTACCGTGAGCTGCTCGGCCTGAAATACCGGACAGGTGACGAGCCGCCGCCGGCAGGCGTGGAGGATGTCCGCGGACAGGACTGGCTTGTCCTTCGTGGCGTCGATGGCGTTGGGCTCGCATTCCAGCAGGTCGACGAGCTCCCCGAACCCACCTGGCCGACCGGCGAACGGCCGCAAATGCTGCACCTGGACCTGTCGGTACCCGATGCCGAGAAGCTGTCCGCCCAGCACCGCCGGGCACTGGAACTTGGCGCGCGTCTGCTGCGGGACCGCTTCGACGATCCGGACGAGCCGCTGTATGTCTACGCCGACCCCGCTGGCCACCCGTTCTGCATCTTCGTCGCTCCGGTCGGCTGA
- a CDS encoding APC family permease, with product MRDTLASGTPETTLGNPAQSKLRQGITGKLLYLFILGDVLGAGIYALVGVIAAEVGGAIWVPLVIALLLALLTAASYAELVSKYPKAGGAAVFAQRAYRKPVVSFLVGYCMLAAGVTSAAGLSLAFSGDYLSTFLDVPRVPAALVFLALVAALNARGIKESLRSNVVMTIIELSGLVLVVVAVAVFVLGGGGNPEQVSRFPDGVQPATAVLAASLIAYYSFVGFEVSANVAEEIRNPARVYPRALFAALLTAGLVYVLIGVVAAAALPADDLASSSGPLLAVVQATGLGIPAWLFSLIALVAVANGALLTMIMASRLTFGMAEEGLLPSVLGRVLPKRRTPWVAIVATTLIAMVLVLTGDLAALAETVVLLLLFVFLSTNLAVLVLRKDRVEHKHFRAPVVIPCLAIASCVLLLTQQAAEIWLRGAILLAIGIALYFLNRIVQRRTVAQEEKA from the coding sequence GTGAGAGACACCTTGGCATCGGGCACACCTGAAACCACACTTGGCAATCCTGCGCAATCAAAACTCCGCCAGGGCATCACCGGCAAGCTGCTGTATCTGTTCATCCTCGGGGACGTGCTCGGCGCCGGCATTTACGCCCTGGTTGGCGTGATAGCCGCCGAAGTCGGTGGAGCGATCTGGGTGCCGCTCGTGATTGCGCTATTGCTCGCGCTACTCACCGCGGCGTCATACGCGGAGCTGGTGAGTAAGTATCCAAAGGCCGGGGGAGCCGCGGTTTTCGCCCAGCGTGCATACCGGAAACCGGTCGTCTCATTCCTGGTCGGCTATTGCATGCTGGCGGCCGGAGTAACCAGTGCGGCGGGTCTCTCGCTGGCCTTCAGCGGGGACTATCTCAGCACCTTTCTCGACGTACCCAGGGTGCCCGCCGCGCTGGTCTTCCTGGCGCTGGTCGCCGCACTCAACGCCCGCGGGATCAAAGAGTCGCTGCGCAGCAACGTCGTGATGACGATCATCGAGCTCTCGGGGCTGGTCCTGGTTGTTGTCGCGGTTGCTGTTTTCGTGCTCGGCGGCGGTGGCAACCCGGAACAGGTTTCCAGGTTCCCCGACGGTGTCCAGCCTGCCACTGCTGTTCTGGCCGCCTCCCTGATCGCCTACTATTCGTTCGTCGGATTCGAAGTCTCCGCCAACGTCGCCGAAGAGATCCGCAATCCCGCGCGGGTGTATCCGCGGGCGCTCTTCGCCGCGCTGCTCACCGCAGGACTGGTCTACGTGCTGATCGGGGTCGTAGCCGCCGCTGCTCTTCCCGCCGATGATCTCGCATCCTCCAGCGGCCCCCTGCTTGCGGTCGTCCAGGCGACCGGGCTCGGCATACCCGCATGGCTTTTCAGCCTGATCGCGCTCGTCGCGGTGGCAAACGGCGCCCTGCTGACCATGATCATGGCGAGCAGGCTGACATTCGGGATGGCGGAGGAGGGCCTACTTCCCTCCGTGCTGGGCCGGGTATTACCGAAACGCCGGACTCCATGGGTAGCTATCGTTGCGACAACCCTGATTGCCATGGTCCTGGTGCTCACGGGCGATCTCGCCGCGCTCGCCGAAACGGTAGTGCTGCTACTGCTTTTCGTTTTCCTGAGCACCAACCTGGCAGTTCTCGTCCTTCGTAAGGACCGGGTGGAACACAAGCACTTTCGGGCGCCGGTCGTCATTCCGTGTTTGGCCATTGCCTCGTGCGTACTCCTGCTGACCCAGCAGGCAGCCGAGATCTGGCTTCGCGGCGCGATTCTGCTGGCCATCGGTATTGCGCTCTACTTCCTCAATCGGATCGTTCAGCGCAGGACAGTGGCGCAGGAAGAAAAGGCTTAG
- the thiS gene encoding sulfur carrier protein ThiS, giving the protein MSTQATVNGTPITLTAETSLLDVVASTLERRLNPDGRPVDGGRLGVAVAVDGEVVPRGSWSDRRLSGGERLEIVTAVQGG; this is encoded by the coding sequence ATGTCCACCCAAGCCACGGTTAATGGCACGCCGATCACGCTGACCGCCGAAACGAGCCTGCTCGATGTCGTCGCCTCAACCCTCGAGCGCCGGCTCAATCCCGATGGCCGGCCGGTTGATGGCGGAAGGCTTGGTGTGGCTGTTGCAGTTGACGGGGAAGTCGTGCCCCGTGGATCGTGGAGCGACCGCAGGCTCAGCGGCGGCGAACGGCTCGAAATCGTCACTGCAGTCCAGGGAGGCTGA
- the thiO gene encoding glycine oxidase ThiO: MQNSSDVVVVGAGIVGLSIAWRASQCGLSVTVIDPSPAEGASRAAAGMLAATSELTYQETDLLALNLASMRRWPGFVTDLEEATGHRLGYSTSPTLVVGADAADRATLADLAEFQAKLGLSPSRLPISELRQREPLIGPAITSAWQIDADHHVDPRRVTTALRAALCQAGARIVTDRVLRVICSSDRSSVRAVATAAGQTVHADRVVLAAGLGTGRISGIGDAVSFPIRAVHGEILRLRAPASMPAFLAGTVRASVHSRPVYLVPRDNGEIVIGATSREDENEGVAAGGVYQLLRDAQVVAPAVGELELTESLARARPSTPDNRPLLGTSANLPEGLVVAAGFFRHGILLTPVASDLVAAGLCDAQLTAEPGLDPSAAEPRSRDAAIDLTPFDPGRFGHPSLETDLEPATMPGAQHVHPSHG, encoded by the coding sequence TTGCAGAATTCAAGCGACGTCGTCGTAGTAGGTGCCGGCATCGTCGGGCTGTCGATCGCGTGGCGGGCTTCGCAATGCGGGCTGTCCGTCACCGTGATCGATCCGTCCCCTGCGGAGGGCGCATCGCGCGCAGCGGCCGGGATGCTTGCCGCAACAAGCGAGCTGACCTATCAGGAAACAGACCTGTTAGCGCTGAACCTGGCATCGATGCGGCGCTGGCCCGGGTTTGTGACCGATCTCGAGGAAGCAACCGGCCACCGGCTCGGCTACAGCACATCGCCAACGCTTGTGGTGGGGGCAGATGCTGCGGATCGAGCGACCTTGGCCGATCTCGCGGAGTTCCAGGCCAAACTTGGATTGAGTCCCAGCCGCCTGCCGATCAGCGAACTAAGGCAACGCGAACCGCTGATCGGGCCGGCCATCACCTCTGCCTGGCAGATCGACGCCGACCACCACGTCGATCCGCGTCGGGTGACGACCGCGCTGCGGGCGGCCCTGTGCCAGGCCGGCGCGCGTATCGTCACCGACCGGGTGCTTCGGGTCATCTGCTCATCCGACAGGTCATCCGTCCGTGCGGTCGCCACGGCAGCCGGTCAGACCGTCCATGCGGACAGGGTAGTGCTTGCCGCAGGCCTGGGCACCGGGAGAATCTCCGGTATCGGTGACGCGGTCTCCTTCCCGATTAGAGCCGTGCACGGAGAGATCCTGAGGCTGCGTGCTCCCGCATCCATGCCGGCGTTCCTCGCCGGAACGGTTCGGGCAAGCGTTCATTCCCGTCCGGTCTACCTGGTGCCTCGGGACAACGGCGAGATCGTGATCGGAGCGACCTCCCGTGAGGATGAGAACGAGGGCGTCGCTGCAGGCGGGGTCTATCAGCTGCTTCGTGACGCGCAGGTTGTCGCGCCTGCGGTCGGCGAGCTTGAGCTGACCGAGTCCCTGGCACGCGCCCGGCCGTCGACGCCGGACAATCGGCCACTGCTCGGAACGTCGGCAAACCTGCCGGAGGGACTCGTAGTGGCCGCCGGCTTCTTCAGGCACGGAATCCTGCTGACCCCGGTGGCGTCGGACCTCGTGGCGGCCGGATTGTGCGACGCACAGCTGACGGCCGAGCCCGGCCTAGACCCTTCGGCCGCCGAACCGCGGTCCCGGGACGCGGCTATCGACCTGACGCCTTTCGACCCCGGCCGCTTCGGCCACCCGTCCCTAGAGACCGACCTAGAACCCGCAACTATGCCAGGAGCGCAGCATGTCCACCCAAGCCACGGTTAA